One stretch of Harmonia axyridis chromosome 1, icHarAxyr1.1, whole genome shotgun sequence DNA includes these proteins:
- the LOC123688759 gene encoding TIMELESS-interacting protein produces MDLFDEHDENEIFDDGENLELSNEGIQANEEENEDANDNQEDEGKRVKPKKIIRHPRAKLNAELLKGPKGLGNLEKCFDRVQFKGKGYEEQDLNVLLKTYEYWCHRLFPKFPFKDCIDKIEKLGSKGPIQTHLKKVRSGMIDDDIETMDVLPDFNSDEEEESAPPNVAQTSIQATMADIPIELTEDQLETIRRNREKAQKLRQERLRKIQEKAAVNLPEKNVLNGDSTSIRRSSTEMEETEVDIQSNTGPAKNVSSESDCNGSDPNMHCDKSKEDERVNLQEQEKDENNDSDEEFQISKKNSKKFFDDDDEEESTTVVEEIGNNEDNSVQVKSRNFLETSDENIPENIDETVEQMEVDE; encoded by the exons atggatttatttGACGAACatgatgaaaatgaaatctTTGATGATGGAGAAAATTTGGAACTATCAAATGAAGGTATCCAAGcgaatgaagaagaaaatgaagaCGCAAATGATAATCAAGAAGACGAAGGAAAAAGAGTTAAACCAAAGAAAATTATTAGGCATCCTAGAGCCAAATTGAATGCCGAACTTTTGAAAGGACCTAAGGGACTTGGAAATCTGGAAAAATGTTTTGATCGAGTTCAATTCAAAGGAAAGGGCTATGAAGAGCAAGATCTGAATGTActcttgaaaacttatgaatATTGGTGTCATCGACTATTTCCCAAATTCCCTTTCAAAGATTGTATAGATaagattgaaaaattgggtTCAAAAGGACCTATACAG ACACACTTGAAGAAAGTAAGATCTGGAATGATCGATGATGACATTGAAACAATGGATGTATTACCAGATTTTAATtcagatgaagaagaagaatctgCTCCACCAAATGTAGCTCAAACATCTATACAAGCCACAATGGCTGATATACCAATTGAATTGACTGAGGATCAACTCGAGACAATCAGAAGGAATAGGGAAAAAGCACAAAAACTGAGGCAGGAAAGACTTCGGAAAATACAGGAAAAAGCAGCTGTAAATCTaccagaaaaaaatgtattgaatggTGATTCAACATCTATTAGGAGATCAAGTACTGAAATGGAAGAGACTGAGGTGGATATTCAGTCCAATACAGGTCCAGCTAAGAATGTTTCATCTGAAAGTGATTGCAATGGGAGTGATCCCAATATGCATTGTGATAAATCAAAAGAAGATGAAAGAGTAAATTTACAAGAACAGGAAAAAGATGAGAATAATGATAGTGATGAGGaattccaaatatcaaaaaagaaTTCTAAAAAGTTTTTCGATGATGATGATGAGGAAGAGAGTACAACTGTAGTAGAAGAAATAGGTAATAATGAAGATAATAGTGTACAAGTCAAATCTAGAAATTTTCTAGAAACTAGTGATGaaaatattcctgaaaatattgatgaaacagTTGAGCAGATGGAAGTGGATGAATAA